One genomic window of Parcubacteria group bacterium includes the following:
- a CDS encoding glycosyltransferase family 4 protein produces the protein MRLLYITNSRMPTEKAHGLQIAKTIEALVRAGCTVRLLIPSRKNHIKTNIADFYNIQDGLMSIARVPDVVRLLQYVSESLYFPLQRVWFALVAFFCGLFWRGTVYSRDITASFLLALAGKQIVYEDHQPKSRFKELYEFFLKRIPKKVVVARGLVDEYRAMDIPEASYVCAPNGVDIAEFDAVSRDASLWNREFGIKPGMPVALYVGHFYSWKGVYTIVDAAKDIRAAVVLIGGTKEDYAKVAQYVKECSISNTYLRSFTPHKEVIRFIKSADVLLLPNTAHEERSQKYTTPIKLFEYMASGVPIVASSIASFTPYLAHNKNALLCEPDSPDDLARSVNRVMRNPDQIKHLPRAARESVKQYTWDSRARMIMDFI, from the coding sequence ATGCGCCTGCTCTATATCACTAATTCGCGGATGCCCACGGAAAAGGCGCATGGTCTGCAGATTGCGAAAACCATCGAAGCCCTCGTGCGGGCAGGGTGTACGGTCAGATTATTGATTCCGAGCCGGAAGAACCACATAAAAACAAATATCGCGGATTTTTACAATATTCAGGACGGATTGATGAGCATCGCGCGCGTGCCGGATGTTGTCCGCCTTTTGCAGTACGTAAGTGAATCGCTCTATTTTCCGCTTCAGCGAGTATGGTTTGCGCTTGTTGCGTTTTTCTGCGGCCTGTTCTGGCGCGGAACCGTATACTCTCGCGACATTACTGCAAGTTTTCTCCTGGCGCTCGCCGGGAAGCAGATTGTATATGAAGATCATCAGCCGAAAAGTCGATTTAAGGAATTGTACGAGTTTTTTTTAAAGCGCATCCCTAAAAAAGTAGTGGTTGCAAGGGGGTTGGTTGATGAGTACCGCGCAATGGATATTCCAGAAGCATCGTACGTATGTGCTCCGAATGGTGTTGATATCGCGGAGTTCGATGCGGTGAGTCGGGACGCATCACTCTGGAACCGGGAGTTTGGAATCAAACCTGGAATGCCGGTCGCGCTGTACGTTGGCCATTTCTATAGTTGGAAAGGGGTGTACACGATTGTGGATGCGGCCAAGGACATTCGCGCTGCCGTGGTCTTGATAGGGGGCACCAAAGAGGATTACGCGAAAGTAGCGCAGTACGTCAAAGAATGCAGTATTTCAAATACGTACCTCCGCTCATTCACGCCGCATAAGGAGGTGATACGATTTATAAAATCAGCTGATGTGCTCCTACTCCCTAATACCGCGCACGAGGAGCGCTCGCAGAAGTACACCACACCCATTAAGCTGTTTGAGTACATGGCGTCTGGAGTGCCTATTGTAGCCAGTAGTATCGCCAGTTTTACCCCGTATTTAGCACACAATAAAAATGCGCTGTTATGCGAGCCGGATAGTCCGGATGATCTCGCCCGTTCAGTTAATCGAGTTATGCGCAACCCGGATCAGATTAAACATTTGCCGCGCGCGGCGCGCGAATCAGTCAAGCAGTATACCTGGGATAGCCGCGCGCGAATGATAATGGATTTTATATGA
- a CDS encoding helix-turn-helix domain-containing protein: MVQEIKENAVYTTQEAQDLLKISESTVKRLLKRGILRANKVGGQYRIMGKEILRLISPELERKSEDIYMKIKKRAVDVINKWPQ, translated from the coding sequence ATGGTTCAAGAAATCAAAGAAAATGCGGTTTATACGACCCAGGAGGCCCAGGATTTGCTTAAGATTAGCGAAAGTACGGTAAAACGCCTACTAAAACGGGGAATTTTACGTGCCAACAAGGTCGGCGGACAGTATCGTATTATGGGCAAGGAAATTTTGCGCCTCATATCACCTGAATTAGAAAGGAAGTCCGAAGATATATATATGAAAATTAAAAAGCGGGCTGTGGATGTCATCAACAAGTGGCCGCAGTAA
- a CDS encoding SDR family oxidoreductase: MADNSIQTTLIIGASSSFGKVISERLFKTGHSLVLTHSGVGEYRPPKGIVGSVMTLDVTDPDAVDSVLSDCDPVNNVVYSVAAPIEFKKFSQESWEDYEAHWQTQVKGLWHVAQALLAHKHPLRRIFVLGSAITNHSMPRLGPYLTAKHALVGLCEALGLELKYRGIMVTQYSPNATGKGLSKDFPRVMLEMEGSFAEKLTPEDIAVDIEKECRQ; this comes from the coding sequence GCGTCCAGCTCCTTTGGGAAAGTTATCAGTGAGCGCCTTTTTAAGACAGGCCATAGTTTGGTGCTTACACATTCAGGGGTAGGGGAGTACCGCCCGCCAAAAGGCATTGTTGGATCGGTTATGACGCTTGATGTAACCGACCCAGATGCCGTTGATTCAGTATTGTCGGACTGCGATCCGGTTAATAATGTCGTATACTCGGTTGCCGCTCCGATTGAGTTTAAAAAGTTTTCTCAAGAGAGTTGGGAGGATTATGAGGCGCACTGGCAGACACAGGTAAAAGGATTGTGGCATGTCGCGCAGGCCTTGCTTGCCCACAAGCACCCATTGCGCCGAATTTTTGTATTAGGTTCGGCAATTACGAACCATTCCATGCCGCGTCTGGGCCCATATCTTACGGCAAAGCATGCTTTGGTTGGGTTGTGCGAGGCGCTTGGGCTTGAGCTTAAATATAGGGGAATTATGGTAACCCAATATTCCCCAAATGCCACAGGAAAGGGCCTTTCAAAAGATTTTCCCCGGGTAATGCTTGAGATGGAGGGGTCTTTTGCGGAAAAATTAACTCCGGAAGACATAGCTGTGGATATCGAAAAAGAGTGTCGGCAATAG